A segment of the Synechococcus sp. CBW1002 genome:
GGCCCTGGCCACCCAGCTGGGGCTTGGGGTGTTGCTGTTTCAGCTGGCGTTCGGCCGGGTGGTGTTTTCCTGGCTGAATGGGGCTGTGGTGGCGCTACTGGCGCCTGCCCGCACGGGTGCTGAATTCGTGTTTGGCCCGCTGGCGGTGCCCGCGGGCGAACAGGGCAGCCTGGGCTTGATCCTGGCCTTCCAGGCCTTCCCGATTGCCATTTTTTTCGCAGCTCTCACGGCTCTGCTCTATCACCTGGGGGTCATGCAGAGGGTGATTGCCACTCTGGCGCGCTTCTTCCGCCGGAGCCTGGGAATCACAGGCGTGGAGGCAACCGTGACCGCCAGCAATGTGTTTGTGGGGATTGAATCGATGCTCACGATTCGCCCTTATCTGGCCACTGCCCAGCCGCATGAACTGGCGGTGGTACTCACCGCCGGCATGGCCACCATCGCCAGCACCATGCTGGGGCTGTATGTGGGTGTGCTCCAGCCCCACTTTCCGGGCATTGCCGGCCATCTGATCACGGCCAACCTGCTGAGTGCTCCGGCGGCAGTGATGATGGCGCGCCTCCTGGTGCCGGCACCGCTGGTGCGGCTGCCTGTACCAGCCAGCGAATCACGGCCGCTGCTGCCCGAGCCGGTGCAAGAGGTGCGCTATGGGAGCAGCGTGGAGGCCATCACCCAGGGCGCCAACGATGGACTGAAGCTGGCCGTGGGCATCACGGCCGTGCTGATTGCCTTCGTTGGACTGCTCGCCTTGACCAATTCAGGCATCGGCTGGGTGGGCGGCTGGTTCGGCCAGCCGCAGGCCACGCTGCAATCCCTGCTGGCCTGGGTGTTTGTTCCGTTTGTGTGGATGATCGGAGTGCCCTTCAGCGACGCGGTACCAGCTTCGGAACTGCTGGCGTTGCGGCTGGTGGCCACGGAGGTGCCTGCGTTCGTCAGCCTGGCCAGCAGCCTGCAGGCGGGCCAATGGAGCGATCCGCGCTCGGTGGTGATCCTCGCCTACGCACTCTGCGGCTTTGCCCATCTCCCCTCGCTGGGAATCTTTGTGGGGGGGTTGTGTGCGTTGGCGCCCGAGCAGAAGGGAGTGGTGGGAACACTGGCCTGGCGCGTGCTGCTGGCCTCCACGCTGGCTTGCCTGCTCACCGGTGCAGTGGCAGGATTGCTGGGTGGATTCACGGGATTCTCGTTGACACCATAAGCGTTGTTGGTGCTGATGCCAGAGCTGCGGGCACCAGA
Coding sequences within it:
- a CDS encoding NupC/NupG family nucleoside CNT transporter, translated to MLWQAVRGTLGIALLLLVAWLFSQDRRATPWRLIGVALATQLGLGVLLFQLAFGRVVFSWLNGAVVALLAPARTGAEFVFGPLAVPAGEQGSLGLILAFQAFPIAIFFAALTALLYHLGVMQRVIATLARFFRRSLGITGVEATVTASNVFVGIESMLTIRPYLATAQPHELAVVLTAGMATIASTMLGLYVGVLQPHFPGIAGHLITANLLSAPAAVMMARLLVPAPLVRLPVPASESRPLLPEPVQEVRYGSSVEAITQGANDGLKLAVGITAVLIAFVGLLALTNSGIGWVGGWFGQPQATLQSLLAWVFVPFVWMIGVPFSDAVPASELLALRLVATEVPAFVSLASSLQAGQWSDPRSVVILAYALCGFAHLPSLGIFVGGLCALAPEQKGVVGTLAWRVLLASTLACLLTGAVAGLLGGFTGFSLTP